The Nomia melanderi isolate GNS246 chromosome 4, iyNomMela1, whole genome shotgun sequence genome segment TCGGACTGTAATTTGATATAAATCGTTAAGAGTCCGAGACGCCATGGAGCCGCAAGATATTTATTACAGCAAAGCGGAATATGTCGAAACGGTAAGAAAGAGAATTGTAATGGAACGTTAACTGGTAAAATGTGTAATCTAACTTGACTTTGCCTGGTGATGGTGTTTTAGGCGTCCGGGAATAAAGTTAGCAGGCAGACCGTTCTCTGCGGATCGCAGAACATCGTTTTGCATGGGAAAGTGATTGTGCAGTCGGATGCGATCATTCGTGGCGACCTGGCGAATGTTCGAACAGGACGTTACTGCATCATCAGCAAGAATGCTATCATAAGACCACCATTCAAAAAGTTTAGCAGAGGGTCAGTGCTGCAACGTTGAACAATGCTTTCATTTCAGGCAAACTTCTTTTACTGTCGAATATCATGCTACCATGTTGTATCTTTACTTTGTCCAGTGTCGCCTTCTTTCCTTTGATGATGGGAGACCATGTGTTTGTTGGAGAACGTGCCGTAGTGAATGCTGCAATGGTCGGTTCATACATATACATTGGGAAAGACGCCGTGATAGTATGTACAGACATGATGGTTTTATTTCATGCTGTCTAACAAGATGAAATAACATGGGTTCACCATACAGGGAAGGAGGTGCATCCTAAAGGACTGCTGTTACATCGAGGACGGCGCAGTGGTACCACCAGAGACTATAGTACCGTCGTTCACTCGCGTCGCCGGAAGCCCCGCGAGATGCATAGAAGAACTGCCCCATTGTACACTCGACCTGATGCTGGAGTTCACCAAGAATTACTATCAGCACTTTCTGCCATCTCGCGTTTAACCTCTGCCTTTATGCATACCTTGTGCTTAGAAAGATCCTCTATTTATTACAGTTTCTACTCGATCACTGCATTTGCTCGAATCCTTGATCAACATCCAGACTTTCTTCGACAACGGTATCGAACGTCAAGTCCTCCGGGAGTTTATCTTCCTTAATCGGCCGATTCCGCCTGTGGAATAACATCAGCGTCGTAAAACAAATAACGGAAGTGATGTGTTAGCCATACCATTTGTACCAAAGCGTCTCTAACAGCAGTACCACTAGACTGAAAATCGGTCCGCAGCACATGGAGACCAACGCGAAGTAGCACTCGGTTAACCCGATGCTGACAAAGCTAGTCTGTCCCTGACACTGCGGTCTGCGTGCGAATAGTCGATGCTCGTCCCTAAACTTCAGCCCAGTCTCGTGCAGTCGATGAGCTCTGAAAATCATCCAGATCTTCAGCCGCGTCGAACCAACGACTTCACGTCCGACAACGGATCTTACGCGTTCCTCACGATTTCCCTGTACGGCGACCTCTTCTGAATCACTATCAACGGATTGATCACGTTCAAGAAGTCCATCTGCTCGATGCCGCATTTCTCATCCTCCAAGAAGGTGTCCTGCATCTGCTTGTAGGCAGGCCCTATCTCAGCGTGAATCGCGAACAGCTCGGTCCTCACGCGGTGCATTCCCTCTTCCAGGGTCACCCAGTTACCTTTGTAGCCCCTCGGCTCAACTTTCTGCTCCACGATGGCTTTCCTAACCGGGTCTTGGAATTGCTGCGCAGCAACATAACCGTACAAACGTTAGAGTCTGCTGGAATTCCAACGAGATCACTCACCGAAAAATAATGCCGGTTGTAGACAATGTCCTGCGCCCCGATCTTGAAAGGACTGTTCAGCAGATCGGCGGGGGTCTTGATGGTGTCGGCCGTGGACTGCAGCAGGGTGACGATGTTGGCCGTGTAAGAAGCGTACAGGCTCAGCGCGGTGATCAGCAGCATCAGGGTGACGATGCGAGGAGGGACTCTGTACGGCTCGTAGTAGTAACCTGTTCAACGTGCCGGCAAAGTGGCTTCAGCTTCTCTGTCGCGAATCCTCTCCGGCGAGATCTCTTACCTTGTTGCGCCATAGCTCCAAGCACGACCATCAGATTGTCGCTCAGCGTCTGCTGCGCGGGATTCAACGATTCCCAATACGCGGACGTGCCCAGACGGTATTCCCATTTCGACGACACGTACAGCAGCGCCAGAACCGCCAGCAGAAACACGCCGGTCGCGATCCATACCGATCGTTGGAACGGCAACGCGAATATGTTGCTTATCATGGACAACAGCGGTTGACGGAATATGAAGGCTGTTCTACGGTAAAACGTTTCATAATCGAGACTACAGATCGGCGAAGTCGTGGGTCGAACTTACCCTGTTTTTGAATACAACTGCACGTACTCCAGCACGTCTAACCTCTCCTCGATGAGGAACATCCCGGTCCCGCCTATGTCCACTTCGCGACGGTGCAGCAGTCCCGTCATTCCAGTCCAGGTGCCATTCTGAGTTTTGTATCCCCAAGAGTCCGTTATTTGGAAACCGATGCTGGTGAGAGGGAAACGTTGGAAATTGAGTTACATTTTGTTTCTTGCGAAAAAACCGAGTATACAGCGAATTACAGCTAATGATTCTGTGTAAGCTTCATCAGTGGACTATGGGTAATGCAAAGCGCCATTCTTGTAGGTAAATGTCCAAAATATTGAACAATCTGTACAGCAGAATTTCGTTTCTCAACGGTAATTCATTTTATACCAAAAATCTGACCTAATTTGATCGAACTTGTTGGAGATATACAGCGAATTACATCTAAAGGAAGTACAGCTAACGATTCTGTGTAAGCTCCATCAGTGGACTATGGCTACCAATGCAAAGCGTCATTCTTGTAGGTAAATGACTCAAATGTCGAGCAATCTGTACAGCAGAATTTCGTTTCTCAACGGTAATTCTTTTTATACTAAAAATGTAACCTAATTCGAGCGAACTTGATTGAGATATACATTTTACTTGATATAGGTTAAGTTTAGGAGCCATCACACATGAGTAGAAATTAACCTGAAGCAACCGTGCTATGGTGGAGACCtgtttacatatataaatactttcttTTGGAGAACGGGACCAGGTATCACGGGTAACACGTTCCTTCattcctttgaattcatttttacAATGCAGCGTTTCTCTTTATGGTAGCAACCGCCGCTAATCATCAGGCGTTTAGcagatttttatttcacgttGCACGCGACAGCCGCTGCGTTATCGTTATCATTAGACCTGATGAACGATCGGGAGACAGAGGCTGAGGgacagaaagaggaagagacTCACGTCGCGTTCATTCGTCTCGCCATGATCAGCATCCAGGGATAATTGGCCTTCGTTATGGCATCTATATGCTGATTTTCGTAATCGGTTAAGTGGTTGATCGTATCGGGATTCGTTATCTGCGAACGCAAATGCACACGGTTGATTTATCGGCGCCGGAGCCGCGCTCTTAAATTTACCGTTGattcgccgcgccgcggcgctaACCAGATGCACGGTACGATACGATCGGGATTCGATCGGTTCGGTGTTCTTACGGA includes the following:
- the LOC116428266 gene encoding ionotropic receptor 75a-like isoform X2 gives rise to the protein MHEIHQSSKGFDERLRDPEDHRVLWVLDLECDYAIPMLRAANGSGMFGAPNKWLLLQDRRTFDGTPASDGDRDGIEETFREMAVFPDSEVFLARRLRGDFTEIRSIYRRGPLSEVVLEDRGNWTADGGVLPRDLLPTSRRRRDLAGTHLRSCLVITNPDTINHLTDYENQHIDAITKANYPWMLIMARRMNATIGFQITDSWGYKTQNGTWTGMTGLLHRREVDIGGTGMFLIEERLDVLEYVQLYSKTGTAFIFRQPLLSMISNIFALPFQRSVWIATGVFLLAVLALLYVSSKWEYRLGTSAYWESLNPAQQTLSDNLMVVLGAMAQQGYYYEPYRVPPRIVTLMLLITALSLYASYTANIVTLLQSTADTIKTPADLLNSPFKIGAQDIVYNRHYFSQFQDPVRKAIVEQKVEPRGYKGNWVTLEEGMHRVRTELFAIHAEIGPAYKQMQDTFLEDEKCGIEQMDFLNVINPLIVIQKRSPYREIVRNAAHRLHETGLKFRDEHRLFARRPQCQGQTSFVSIGLTECYFALVSMCCGPIFSLVVLLLETLWYKWRNRPIKEDKLPEDLTFDTVVEESLDVDQGFEQMQ
- the LOC116428266 gene encoding ionotropic receptor 75a-like isoform X1; its protein translation is MSPASWILACSTVLLGRGTLAYDDTLARLVADSVNLLFPPSRVSAHLCRLQQEDAASLSRDLSGSGLMHEIHQSSKGFDERLRDPEDHRVLWVLDLECDYAIPMLRAANGSGMFGAPNKWLLLQDRRTFDGTPASDGDRDGIEETFREMAVFPDSEVFLARRLRGDFTEIRSIYRRGPLSEVVLEDRGNWTADGGVLPRDLLPTSRRRRDLAGTHLRSCLVITNPDTINHLTDYENQHIDAITKANYPWMLIMARRMNATIGFQITDSWGYKTQNGTWTGMTGLLHRREVDIGGTGMFLIEERLDVLEYVQLYSKTGTAFIFRQPLLSMISNIFALPFQRSVWIATGVFLLAVLALLYVSSKWEYRLGTSAYWESLNPAQQTLSDNLMVVLGAMAQQGYYYEPYRVPPRIVTLMLLITALSLYASYTANIVTLLQSTADTIKTPADLLNSPFKIGAQDIVYNRHYFSQFQDPVRKAIVEQKVEPRGYKGNWVTLEEGMHRVRTELFAIHAEIGPAYKQMQDTFLEDEKCGIEQMDFLNVINPLIVIQKRSPYREIVRNAAHRLHETGLKFRDEHRLFARRPQCQGQTSFVSIGLTECYFALVSMCCGPIFSLVVLLLETLWYKWRNRPIKEDKLPEDLTFDTVVEESLDVDQGFEQMQ
- the LOC116428268 gene encoding dynactin subunit 5-like, giving the protein MEPQDIYYSKAEYVETASGNKVSRQTVLCGSQNIVLHGKVIVQSDAIIRGDLANVRTGRYCIISKNAIIRPPFKKFSRGVAFFPLMMGDHVFVGERAVVNAAMVGSYIYIGKDAVIGRRCILKDCCYIEDGAVVPPETIVPSFTRVAGSPARCIEELPHCTLDLMLEFTKNYYQHFLPSRV